In the Mycolicibacterium thermoresistibile genome, one interval contains:
- a CDS encoding DUF3237 domain-containing protein — translation MTLVDIDARPALEHLLDIRIGFHPAQIIPTPVGIRMSYAIREGRFAGPDIRGAVLPGGGDSVLLGTDQVARLDVRATLRTDDGALIHLTNTGRIHMSPEAMQRFSSGELIRHHECYGRSSPLFDTDDERVTGGSPRCTRWRSTRCRCPRCTTASSPCAD, via the coding sequence ATGACACTGGTCGACATCGACGCCCGCCCGGCGCTCGAACATCTTCTCGACATCCGCATCGGCTTCCATCCGGCGCAGATCATCCCCACGCCGGTCGGCATCCGGATGTCGTACGCCATCCGGGAGGGCCGCTTCGCCGGCCCCGACATCCGCGGTGCGGTGCTGCCCGGCGGCGGCGACTCTGTCCTGCTCGGCACCGATCAGGTGGCCCGGCTGGATGTGCGGGCCACCCTGCGCACCGACGACGGCGCCCTGATCCACCTCACCAACACCGGCCGCATCCACATGAGCCCCGAAGCGATGCAACGGTTCTCGTCCGGAGAGCTGATCCGCCACCACGAGTGCTACGGCCGGTCCAGCCCACTGTTCGACACCGACGACGAGCGGGTCACCGGTGGCTCACCGCGCTGCACACGGTGGCGATCAACGAGGTGTCGCTGTCCGCGGTGCACTACCGCGTCTTCGCCGTGCGCTGACTAA